The DNA segment CCGCACTGAAGTGCTGCCGGTCGAAGAGCGTCATCGCCGAGTCGAGGGAGATGCTGCCAACTCCGAAAAGCGCGCGGACGTGGAAGGGCCGCGCATCGGCGCGAGTCGCCGGGGGGTAGCTGATCTGTTTCGGAGGCGCCGGCTGCTCGGTCGGCCCTGCTTTCACCGGTTGTGCGAGCTCGAGCCGGGTGACCTTACCGCCGTCGCCGAGCGCGAGGCGGACCTTCACCCCTTGTTCACCGCCGAGCATGAGGATGAGCACATCATCGTCGCCGCGCTCCACGCCGACGCCGTCGAGATGGCCGCGGGCTGCGTCGCGCAGCGAGCGGAGATGTCGGGTGAGCGCGTCGCCCGCGAAGCTGGTCCGGTACGATGGCGCGAGATGATCGGCGGCGAACGTGGCGAGCGACGCATCGTCCGAAGCGCGGAGCATCGCGAGGACGCCGTCGATCGCGGCGCGGACCTCGGGCGGTGGACCGTCTTGCGCCGCTGCCGGGGCCGTGGCAAGGATGGTGCAGAGACCGGCGAGAAGTGTGAGTCTGCGTTTGAACATTGTTGCTGCCTCACCGCGTGCGGGACGTTGCCAAGAGCGAACGTCACGCAAGCTAGGGCGCGCGAGTTAAGACGGTGTGAAGATGCGGTGGGTGTACCGGACCCGCAGTTACGGCTGGTAGGCTCGCGCCCGCTTTACGCCTGCTTTCGCCTGAACAACTGCAAAGCTGTCAACGCGAATGCGCAGTGAGAGGTCAGCAATGTTCGCGGTCAAGGCCAGGTAGTCACGCGGAAAGCCGAATTGTGGGTCGAGCTGAAGCCGATCCACGATGCGACCAGGATCAACAAGGTCTCGTTCGACAAACGCGAAGAGGGAATCGATCGTCGTGAGCTGGGGAATTCCATCCGCCGGCCGGCCGGTGGCCCGACCAACAATCTTGCCGTTCCTGACAACTACCAGTAGGAGCGGTGTCGTCGAGTCCGGTTCCTCGAAGCAGAAGCATTCCTGGTGTGCCTGGATCTGGTACTCGATCACACCGGCAGCAGCCCAGCGCCGCCGCCCGGCGGCGAGCGAGTCCAGATAGCGCTGGCGCACGCGGAGCACGGCAGGCGTTCGGGCCTCAGCGGCGACGGTGGAATCCCGGACGTGCTCAGGCAGGAGGGTACTGACCTGCGCGTGGAGGGGTCCGCCCACAAGCAAGCCGGCGAAGGCGAGCGTGAGCTTGGTGACCACGCGGCTCACGGTTTCGACTCCGGTCGCATGAGCGTCCGATCGATGGCATCCATCACGACACCGATCCGTTCGCGCGCCTTGCGTGTCGACGATACCCAGTAGCGACGTGCGACAGTGAGGATGCTGGTGACTCCAGCGATGAAACCGCCAATCCCAAGCGCCGGAGCCACAGGGTACAGCGCGAAGGTCGCAATGATCACTGTGAAGAAGATCAGGATTCCGGAGATCAGCGCGACCATGCCGAGGGTGCCGCGGCGGTCGAGGACGACGGACACGCCGACATCACTCTCGTCGGGGCGTGCGGTGACGCTGAGTGGTTGGGTGTCGCCACCGTCGTGCCAGGTCATGCCTACTGCACTGGAGTGCCCGACATCCTGCCGGCCAGCGAGACTCGAGCCGACACGAACGGCTGACAGCAGCCGAGCCGCTGTCGTGTCGTCGAGCATGACGGGGAAACGGGTCTGGCGTTCGTGCCGCATCGGTCCACCGATCAGCCGTTCGAACGGAGAGAGCGCGACCGTGGTGGCGAGCATCCGTGCCGCGCGCTCGACGAGCGCGGGGTCGAAGCCGACCTGCGCAGCCGCGGCCTTCATTTCGGTGAGCGTCAGCCCGGTAGATGATGGGAGCGCTGGCTCCGCCTGCCGCCCCAGTTCCGCCGCCTTCCGCAGCACGAGCGCGAACTCTTCGTCGCTGTAGATCCGTGGACCATCGGACATCAGGAACCCCGGCGCCGCAGGACGACGTGCGTGGCCTTCTCCGACGGTACCAGTTCCACGCATTCGTATCCCAGAGCGCGCGAATCGACGCCTTCGAAGAGCCGTTCTCCTGTGCCAAGTAGCACCGGCGCAATCGCGAAGTGCATCTCATCGATGAGGCCGGTTCGAAGATATTGCCGAATGGTGTTCGCGCCGCCGCCGATGCGCACATCCTTGTTCCCGGCCGCCTCGCGTGCCCGCTCGAGCGCCTCGTGAATGCCGCCGGTGATGAAATGGAAGGTGGTGCCGCCTGCCATCTCGATGGATGCGCGAGGGTGATGCGTCAGGATGAAGGTCGGCACGTGATACGGTGGGTCGTCGCCCCACCACCCTTTCCAGTTCAGGTCCGCCCAGGGCCCGCGATCGGGGGAAAACATGTTCCGCCCGAGGATCCAGGAGCCGATGTTCTCGAAGCCACGCGCGGCGAAGTCGTCGTCGACGCCGGTGGTACCGTCGTCCTTGCCGAAGAGCATCCGCTGGAAGGTGCGGGTTGGAAAGACCCACTGGTGGAGATCTGTCCCGCCGAGCCCAAGCGGATTGTTGAGGCTCTGCTGAGGGCCGGCTCCATAGCCGTCGAGCGAGATGGAGAAGCTTGCGACGCGGACTCGTGACATGTGATTCCACTCCGTGCGGCCACCAGATGGGCGACTTCGAGGTTAGCTGTCCTCCGACAGGGCGAAATCTACTGCGGCCGCCGCGTGTATCTGAGTAGTGTCGAAGACTGGTACGGTGGTATCGGCGGCTGAAAGCAGCAATGGCAGCTCGGTGCAGCCCAACACGATCCCCTCCGCGCCCTCGGCGATGAGTTCATCGATGATCGTCAGGTAGGCGGCTTTCGTTTTCGGCAGGCAGACGCCTGTGCCCAGCTCGTCGCGGATGGTCCGCTGGATGAAGTCCCGGGTCTCCTGGCGGCCAGGCACCATTGCCTCGATCCCGGCATGGCGCAGTCGTTCACGGTAGAACGGCAGTTCCATCGTGAACTTTGTGCCAAGCAAGCCCACTCGGGTCAGCCCACGGGCGGTGATCGCTGAAGCTGTCGCGGAGACAATATGGATCAGCGGCACCGACAGCTCCTGCTCGAGCCGATCGGAGACGGCGTGCGCGGTATTGGCACAGAGGACGATCCCCTCGGCCCCGGCCCCGGTCAGGGTGGCGCAGGCATCAGCCAGGAGCCGATAGGTGGCGTCCCAATTGCCAGCCGTATTGTTCCGCGTGAAGTCGTCGAAGTTCAGCGACTCGATGACGCACTGGGCGAAGGTGAGGCCGCCGCAGCGCGCATTGATGCCTTGATTGATCAGGCGGTAGTAGTCGATCGTGGAGACCCAGCTGATTCCGCCTACCAGGCCGAGCTTCTTCATCGCCTTCTCCGCAGGGTTTGGGTCGCTATTCAGGGACTCCCCGATCAATGCGCAAACGGCGGTTGAATGGCGACATCACCCCTCCCGACGCCGAGCCCGCAACTTCGAGAGTGTTGTCTTCAGGTAGCTACGGTATCCTGCCGGGCTCATCCATCCCTCCGGCGTCTGGACGCGGCGTAACTGACTCGGCGACAATACCAGGAACTGGTTGCTCGCGCTGGTGGTGCGGCGGACACGGACGCGCCATTGCAGAGCAACGCGCTCACGCACCCGGCCTATTCGGCCGTCCGGCACCCGCACGCAGTCGCCAACGGTGAATCTCGCAGCCATCAGCTATCCCCGGTGATGCGCTCGCGCTGACTCAGGTTTGATCCTTGCCGGACCGCACCACCCGAACGGTCACAGAAAGCTGCCCGACATGGCGCATCGCGTGCTCTGCCCCATGCACGAGGCAGCCAATGACCGTGGAGGGGAGCTGGGCCCGCCCTACCCCGCGGAAGTCGCCGAGTGTGGTGACATCGATGCCGCGAAGCTCAGCAACGGCCGCGTCGACTCGCGCAGACAGTACACCCAGCGCTGTCGCGACGTCGGCAGTGAGAAGCTCCTGACCCTCCAACGGAATCGACGCCAATTGCTCTGCCGAGAGTGCGTTGCCGCGGGCGTAGGTGAAGAGGCGATCGATGACGCCGGCCATATGGCGCACGTGAAATGCGGCGGAGGCCACGCCAGCGGGGCGGGCGTTCCATTCCTCCTCCGTCAACGGCTCCACGATCTCGCCGACACTCTCGCGCACTTGCAGCAGGATGTGCGCAACTGGCTGCAGGACGGCAGGGACCCCTTCGACCGGGCCACGCTGCCACCACTCGGTATTTGCCATGTCTCCTGGACTCCCCTGTGCTGGCCAGCCGACCATGTCATGTGCCACAGCGCGCTAACGACAGAAACCTACCTCGCAGCCGGCCTGGCAAAGGTTCCTGCGCCATGTGTTCACACGGCGCCTCGACCGCGTCCCCGCGAGTGGATGCCGGATGACAATGCGCCTCAACCAGGATAGCGAATCATGAGCAAGGACCAGAGCGGCTACAAGCACAGCGCCAGCGACAAGGCGCTCGATGCCGCAGCCGAATCAGACAAGGCCCCCACCGAGGCCAAGTCGCATAACCACCCCGGGCACGACCCCGAAGAAATTGCCAAGCACGACGACAAGGGTAAGGACCGGATGTTCGAGGGCCGCGAGCAGCACGATGATGCCGACATGAAGAGCGAGAAGAATCGACTGACCAAGGATCTGGCGCGCCACGATCATCCGGTCGAGGGCGAGGATGCAGTCACCGAGTCGAACATGCACGTGAAGCACAAGGAGTGAGTCAGCTGGGAAGCGTCTAGGTCCCGATTATCTCGTTGAGCCCTTCGACGACGGTTGCGAGTTCTTCTGGTGATACCTTCGCAAGCCGTTTGCCGATACGTTCCACCGAGAGAGTGCGAATCTGACTGATCTTGACCCAGGATTGCTTCGGCAGCGTGGAGGAAGCGAGTTCAAGGGTCAGCGGGAAACCCGCTCGCTGCGGCTGGCTGGTCAGCGCTAGGGCGATGACCGTGCCCGACCGTTCGTTGAAGACATCCTGGCTGAGAATCAGGACCGGACGCAAGCCGGCTTGCTCCCGACCGCGACCTGGGTCGAGGTCGGCCCATCGAATCTCGCCTCTCAGTATGCGGGCCATGCGCCCACATCCGCGCCGAGGCCTTCTTCAGCGAGTGCCTGCTCGGACGCCGGATCGAGCTTTGCACATTCGGCCGCGAGTCGATGCTGTTCCAGGCGATCGAGTTTCTCCAGGACTGCGGCTTCGATCGCCTGGCTGCGGTTCGGGTAGAACCCTCCCTGCACCATGCGGTCGAGCCGAGTCAGCACCGGCTCGTCGAGTGTGACGGCAATCTTCGCTTTGGCCATGGCCTCCTCCCTGGTATGATGATATGTCATACCAGCGGACGACCGCAAGCCGGTGCAACAAACCCGGTATTTCTCAACGAATGGGCCATGGTTCGAAAGATGGCTTGGGACGCGCGTATCGCTTGGTACTTCGAAACGGCACGTGAACACTTCCGCTACAACGCCGACCTCAATCGTTCGCCTAGCTTGGCCAAGTCTGTCCCCACCTCCAGGAGCAGGCGCGCACCGTCGCCGACCTCCTGGCTTATCACGGCGTACCAGAGATGCAACGGGCCGACCCCCGGGCGGCGGCGGGAATCTGCTTCGCGCGTCGCCACGTTGAACGCCACCTCGGCCTCTGCGTCTCTGTGCAGTTCCTCACCGAGAAGCGGGTCGAGGTCGGGCAGTAGCCTGCTACCCATCCGGGTGCGCAAGAGCGGCATATCCGCGTCAGTGCCAAACAGGAACTGGAGGAATATTCCCTCCTGTACCCTGAGCACGCCGATGAGGATGTTCTCGACGATAATCGACCCCTGCCCCTGGCGTGCGGCGTCATCGGCAGCGAGTTGCAGCACACGGGTCGCCATCTCGTTCATCGGAGGTGGCGATGGCCGGGTCGCGTCGAGCGCCGCCTGAATTTCTTCGAGCGGACCCGCACTACAGATCGCGAGCAGCTGTCGGACCGACTCCTGCCTCGGATCGTGCAGGTTCTTGACAAGCGACCTGGCAGCCGCGCGCGCGGAGCCGTGATTCGGCCATTCCCGGTCGAGGTCGGCGCCGCGGCTGACGAGATACTCGGCGAGCGACACTGTCAGGTTCTCCACGGCATCGAGAATCAACGGCCATCCAAATGGTGAATAGTCCACACAGAATCCTGCTGCGAGCAGGGCATCCATCGACGCCCACCGCTGATTCCATCCGGCGATCTGGAACGCCTCGTACATGATCTCGAGATCATCGGCGTCATGCAGCGGCGGCGGGTAGCCCGTCGGGCTGGCCAGTGCCATCAGGTCCGGTCGATTGAGGCGCCCTTCGGCAGTCAGCCGCCCCCGCCCCGCCGTGAAACGACGGATACCCGCGACATCACCGAGGCCCGCTGCGATCCAGAGTCCCGACCGAGGAGTCACCCGGGCAGCGATCAGGTCGACGGCGGCGGGATTTCGGTAGCGAACGATGGCGTATTCGAGGATCGGGATACCGCTGGGGGGCAGCCAATCCGGGTCGGCGCCGCGATCGAGGTACCAGCGCACGGTCTCCGCCGGCATCGGGCGAGCCGGAAACCCGCCGTCGTGAGGCCAGCCGAGGAGGAGCTCATTGAGGTCATGCTGGAGGTCGAGGCCGCGGGCAGCAAGCAGTTCGGTGACGTGCCGGGCGTCGGGGGTTGTCGCGTCGCGCTCAGCCCGAAGCGCCTTCGGTCCGAGGGTATTGCGCCATTCACGGTCGGCGATCGATGGGGTGAGCACTTCTGGGTGCGCATCGAGCAGGGC comes from the Gemmatimonadota bacterium genome and includes:
- a CDS encoding type II toxin-antitoxin system PemK/MazF family toxin, whose protein sequence is MARILRGEIRWADLDPGRGREQAGLRPVLILSQDVFNERSGTVIALALTSQPQRAGFPLTLELASSTLPKQSWVKISQIRTLSVERIGKRLAKVSPEELATVVEGLNEIIGT
- a CDS encoding aspartate/glutamate racemase family protein; translated protein: MKKLGLVGGISWVSTIDYYRLINQGINARCGGLTFAQCVIESLNFDDFTRNNTAGNWDATYRLLADACATLTGAGAEGIVLCANTAHAVSDRLEQELSVPLIHIVSATASAITARGLTRVGLLGTKFTMELPFYRERLRHAGIEAMVPGRQETRDFIQRTIRDELGTGVCLPKTKAAYLTIIDELIAEGAEGIVLGCTELPLLLSAADTTVPVFDTTQIHAAAAVDFALSEDS
- a CDS encoding dihydrofolate reductase family protein — translated: MSRVRVASFSISLDGYGAGPQQSLNNPLGLGGTDLHQWVFPTRTFQRMLFGKDDGTTGVDDDFAARGFENIGSWILGRNMFSPDRGPWADLNWKGWWGDDPPYHVPTFILTHHPRASIEMAGGTTFHFITGGIHEALERAREAAGNKDVRIGGGANTIRQYLRTGLIDEMHFAIAPVLLGTGERLFEGVDSRALGYECVELVPSEKATHVVLRRRGS
- a CDS encoding Clp protease N-terminal domain-containing protein; protein product: MSGTRRTPGSRDPIPVSSRPLPNNPSLEYERKNAKAFLKQLHAGDAAALTRVGTTHPASLRDHGPGQLKLADAQHVIAREYGFTSWPRMVEYFEELERHRNAPRYNVDNYGVDRLESFAQQVVRGHQGGNPLVARQFAHFVPRFFARPIGEILATPITDDEARLVVARQRRRASWDELILRGQDPRPGGGDHVWDLANTPLARAAHAVKHHDIAGLTALLDAHPEVLTPSIADREWRNTLGPKALRAERDATTPDARHVTELLAARGLDLQHDLNELLLGWPHDGGFPARPMPAETVRWYLDRGADPDWLPPSGIPILEYAIVRYRNPAAVDLIAARVTPRSGLWIAAGLGDVAGIRRFTAGRGRLTAEGRLNRPDLMALASPTGYPPPLHDADDLEIMYEAFQIAGWNQRWASMDALLAAGFCVDYSPFGWPLILDAVENLTVSLAEYLVSRGADLDREWPNHGSARAAARSLVKNLHDPRQESVRQLLAICSAGPLEEIQAALDATRPSPPPMNEMATRVLQLAADDAARQGQGSIIVENILIGVLRVQEGIFLQFLFGTDADMPLLRTRMGSRLLPDLDPLLGEELHRDAEAEVAFNVATREADSRRRPGVGPLHLWYAVISQEVGDGARLLLEVGTDLAKLGERLRSAL
- a CDS encoding ribbon-helix-helix domain-containing protein; translation: MAKAKIAVTLDEPVLTRLDRMVQGGFYPNRSQAIEAAVLEKLDRLEQHRLAAECAKLDPASEQALAEEGLGADVGAWPAY
- a CDS encoding DinB family protein, coding for MANTEWWQRGPVEGVPAVLQPVAHILLQVRESVGEIVEPLTEEEWNARPAGVASAAFHVRHMAGVIDRLFTYARGNALSAEQLASIPLEGQELLTADVATALGVLSARVDAAVAELRGIDVTTLGDFRGVGRAQLPSTVIGCLVHGAEHAMRHVGQLSVTVRVVRSGKDQT
- a CDS encoding DUF6174 domain-containing protein — its product is MSRVVTKLTLAFAGLLVGGPLHAQVSTLLPEHVRDSTVAAEARTPAVLRVRQRYLDSLAAGRRRWAAAGVIEYQIQAHQECFCFEEPDSTTPLLLVVVRNGKIVGRATGRPADGIPQLTTIDSLFAFVERDLVDPGRIVDRLQLDPQFGFPRDYLALTANIADLSLRIRVDSFAVVQAKAGVKRARAYQP